One genomic window of Conger conger chromosome 7, fConCon1.1, whole genome shotgun sequence includes the following:
- the LOC133132094 gene encoding E3 ubiquitin-protein ligase TRIM35-like: MASGSSLLEEELSCPVCTEIFRDPVLLSCCHSFCKACLQQYWDQKGSQECPVCRRRSSKEHPPFSLSLRNTCEAFLKERSQRAKAGSEVLCSLHSEKLKLFCLEDQTPVCLVCQTSRKHRSHTMLPVQEASEDYKEKLRTALAPLQKKLKAFNAVKLICDQTAEHIKGQAQHTERQIKMEFEKLQQFLEDEEAARITALREEEEQKSQMMKKKIEKMTEEISSLSEQIRAIEQELGAEDVSFLQQTPSSLIRAQCTLGDPEKVSGALIHVAKHLGNLKYRAWEKMLGTVQYTPVTLDPNTAHPLLSLSEDLTSVRYSNERQQVPGNPERFDGWCWVLGSEGFSSGRHCWDVEVGGGGWEVGVAKESFSRKGDVDPSPAVGVWGIEQYRREYRALTSPPTRLTVQSKLQRVRVQLDWDRGEVSFSDPRNNTPLYTFKHSFTERLFPFFSTLGTVQICPLNVSVSIK, from the exons atggcgtctggatcttctctcctggaagaggagctctcctgtcctgtgtgcactgaaatcttcagggatcctgttctCCTGAGTTGCtgtcacagcttctgtaaggcctgtctgcagcagtactgggatcagaagggatctcaggagtgtccagtttgcaggagaagatcttcaAAGGAACATCCTCCCTTTAGCCTGTCTCTGAGGAATACGTGTGAGgcgttcttaaaggagagaagtcagagagccaaagcaggatctgaagtgctctgcagtctgcacagtgagaaactcaaactcttctgtttggagGATCAAACACCCGTCTGCCTTGTCTGTCAAACTTCAAGAAAACATAGAAGTCATACAATGCTACCAGTCCAGGAGGCTTCAGAAGATTATAAG gagaaactcaggactgcactagctccactgcagaagaagctaaaagccttcaatgcagtgaaactaatatgtgatcaaacagcagagcacatcaag ggccaggcccagcacacagagagacagataaagatggagtttgagaaacttcagcagttcctagaagatgaagaggcagccaggatcactgcactgagggaggaagaggagcagaagagtcagatgatgaagaagaagattgagaagatgacagaagagatatcatccctttcagaacaaatcagagccatagaacaggagctgggagctgaagacgtctcattcctgcag caaactccatcctctctcatcaG agcccagtgcacactgggaGATCCAGAGAAGGTCTCAGGAGCGCTGATTCATGTGGCCAAGCATctgggcaatctgaagtacagagcgtgggagaagatgctggggactgttcaataca ctcctgtgactctggacccaaacacagcacatccactcctctcactgtctgaggatctgaccagtgtgagatACAGTaatgagagacagcaggttcctggtaatccagagagatttgatgggtggtgctgggtgctgggctctgagggattcagctcagggagacactgctgggatgtagaagttgggggtgggggctgggaggTGGGCGTGGCTAAAGAGTCCTTCAGCAGGAAAGGGGATGTGGATCCAAGCCCAGCAGTAGGAGTGTGGGGTATTGAGCAGTATAGAAGGGAATACAGAGCCCTGACCTCCCCACCTACACGCCTCACTGTGCAGAGCAAactccagagggtcagagtgcagctggactgggacaggggggaggtgtcattctctgacccccgtaacaacactcctctctacacttttaaacactccttcactgagagactgtttccattCTTTAGTACTCTGGGAACTGTGCAGATCTGTCCACTGAATGTATCTGTGAGTATAAAATAG